One genomic region from Tachysurus vachellii isolate PV-2020 chromosome 22, HZAU_Pvac_v1, whole genome shotgun sequence encodes:
- the brpf3a gene encoding bromodomain and PHD finger-containing protein 3 isoform X3 — protein sequence MKKLRRQNCQIAFKRGRGRSSSSNHTEQHILFRSPSPCRFNFSMSRDTLTYAQSQKMVEVELEGRVHRINISDPLRVITEDEMLAQDLAECNSNKENSEQIASYAQKDQTVSSPKNRRKDSKHSNRGRRSSGQQYTHNHHTQLVSPLPKPSVHRVDTYAPSEACPLPVAYYRYMKMSHEELEMKAEYDMDEEDLAWLEIVNKKRVSDGHASVSPDTFELLIDRLEREAILESRSLALSQSPIDEDAFCCVCLDDECLNSNVILFCDICNLAVHQECYGVPYIPEGQWLCRRCLQSPSQPVDCVLCPNRGGAFKQASDGRWAHVVCAIWIPEVCFANTVFLEPVEGVNNIPPARWKLTCYLCKQRGRGASIQCHKANCYRAFHVTCAQRAGLFMKIDPVRETSSSHTTVTVKKTAFCGNHSPLGAQVGYSEEGGGFVGGRGQRSYTLGPTVQENKKGLVTQQKKKTRKSADGVSRKSAMPLFLVPQIPSYRLNKICTGVPVQRKNQFMQRLHNYWLLKRHSRNGVPLIRQLHSHLQVQQTEKSKPDSKVQALRVELKYWQKQRQDLEKARLLIELIRKRERLKREQLKLQQVTLELQLTPALVLLRSTLEQLQEKDSTCIFISPVNLSEVPDYLEFVSEPMDFSTMREKLEAHKYCSVADLEADFNLMVSNCLRYNSSDTVFHKSAMQLKEVGGAILRHAQRQALRIGFDLSTGMHLPDASKVNSKQSCWGKVDVLLDPRNRFHMSPKEQLKHLLEKLDMVTSMCASGRRTKQLRLLRREINSIRHKLRNQRRTSRLLGGNIKNEDKHEEEGWNQNIKYAASIPESRNSTHQKTQESTCLTSSPLPGDAPPNDSVFGLETGGMTTQGQFYEQQGSRGRGRDGSPFMPKLGVGRRTSILFKKAKNGDKLAKSKLFSLQNRVSADQLSEQLPDHRSQTSLLCTPPTSKSTSKENGLTKGLKNQNNSVPESESCSTSYQNNISSSPPRLSQCKPSLNKVPAGVGENTQKSDSVTNLEPLSLVWAKCRGYPSYPAMTIDPDMPKEGILPNGIVIPVPPQDVLKLGQRIQVETEDKLFLVLFFDTKRTWQWLPMGKLHPMGIDDTVDKRHLMEGKKPNVRKSVHTAYERAMRHLSRVHENMNFRPPSFI from the exons atgaagaagCTAAGAAGACAAAATTGTCAGATAGCATTCAAAAGAGGCAGAGGACGGAGCAGTTCCTCCAACCACACAGAGCAGCATATTCTTTTTCGCTCTCCCTCTCCATGTAGATTCAATTTCTCCATGtccagagacacactcacatatgcCCAGTCTCAAAAAATGGTGGAGGTAGAGCTTGAGGGGAGAGTTCATCGGATTAACATTTCTGACCCACTCAGAGTCATCACAGAGGATGAGATGCTGGCACAGGACCTAGCAGAGTGCAACAGCAATAAGGAGAACAGTGAGCAAATTGCAAGCTATGCTCAGAAGGACCAGACAGTCTCCTCACCTAAGAACAGGAGAAAAGACAGCAAACATAGTAATAGGGGCAGACGCTCCAGTGGCCAACAATACACCCACAACCATCACACTCAGTTAGTGAGCCCTCTTCCTAAGCCCAGCGTCCACAGGGTGGACACCTACGCGCCATCAGAGGCTTGTCCTCTTCCTGTGGCATACTATCGCTACATGAAGATGTCCCATGAAGAGCTGGAGATGAAGGCAGAGTATGACATGGATGAGGAAGACCTGGCTTGGCTGGAGATTGTCAATAAGAAACGTGTGTCTGACGGGCATGCCTCAGTCTCTCCTGACACATTTGAGTTATTGATTGACAGGTTGGAAAGGGAAGCCATTCTGGAGTCCCGTAGCTTAGCCTTGTCCCAGAGCCCCATCGATGAGGATGCTTTCTGCTGTGTGTGCCTGGATGACGAGTGCCTTAACAGCAATGTTATCCTGTTTTGTGACATCTGCAACTTGGCTGTGCACCAGGAGTGTTATGGAGTACCCTACATACCTGAAGGCCAGTGGTTATGTCGCCGCTGTCTGCAGTCCCCCTCCCAGCCTGTGGACTGCGTCCTTTGCCCAAATAGAGGAGGTGCCTTTAAACAAGCCAGTGATGGCCGCTGGGCCCATGTAGTTTGCGCTATCTGGATACCTGAAGTTTGCTTTGCTAATACAGTATTCCTGGAACCTGTAGAAGGTGTTAATAACATTCCCCCTGCAAGATGGAAGCTCACTTGCTACCTATGCaagcagagagggagaggggcaTCCATTCAGTGCCACAAGGCCAACTGCTACCGTGCATTTCATGTTACCTGTGCTCAACGAGCTGGGCTCTTCATGAAGATTGACCCAGTGCGTGAGACTAGCAGCAGCCACACCACAGTCACTGTGAAGAAGACTGCCTTCTGTGGAAACCATTCTCCTCTTGGAGCACAAGTGGGGTACAGTGAAGAAGGTGGAGGATTTGTAGGAGGtaggggtcaaaggtcatatACTTTAGGACCAACAGTTCAGGAAAACAAAAAGGGTTTGGTTACACagcaaaaaaagaagacaagaaaGAGTGCAGATGGTGTGTCACGGAAGTCAGCAATGCCTCTATTCCTTGTGCCCCAAATCCCATCCTACAG GCTTAATAAGATTTGCACAGGCGTGCCAGTACAGAGGAAGAACCAGTTCATGCAAAGGCTTCATAATTATTGGCTGCTAAAACGTCATTCTCGTAATGGAGTTCCACTCATCCGTCAGCTCCACTCACACCTACAGGTTCAGCAGACTGAAAAG AGCAAGCCAGATTCCAAGGTGCAGGCATTGAGGGTAGAGCTGAAATACTGGCAGAAGCAGCGGCAAGACCTAGAGAAAGCTCGACTTTTAATTGAACTAATTcgcaagagagagaggctcAAACGTGAACAG CTGAAACTGCAGCAGGTGACACTGGAGCTCCAGCTCACTCCGGCCTTAGTACTGCTGCGCTCTACTCTGGAGCAACTGCAAGAGAAAGACAGCACTTGCATCTTCATTTCTCCAGTCAATTTGTCTGAG GTTCCAGATTATCTGGAGTTTGTTTCTGAGCCCATGGACTTCTCCACCATGCGTGAGAAGCTGGAGGCACATAAGTATTGCTCTGTGGCAGATCTGGAAGCTGACTTCAACTTAATGGTGTCAAACTGCCTGCGGTACAATTCCAGTGACACAGTGTTCCACAAAAGTGCCATGCAGCTCAAGGAGGTGGGTGGTGCCATCTTGCGACATGCCCAACGCCAGGCTCTCAGAATAGGCTTCGACCTTTCCACAGGGATGCATCTTCCAGATGCCAGCAAAGTGAATTCCAAACAGTCCTGCTGGGGCAAGG TGGATGTGCTTCTGGATCCTAGAAACAGATTTCACATGTCTCCAAAGGAACAGCTGAAGCATCTGCTTGAAAAGCTGGACATGGTGACATCCATGTGTGCCAGCGGAAGACGCACAAAACAGCTGCGACTGCTGCGAAGGGAAATAAACAGTATTCGGCACAAGCTCCGCAACCAGCGGCGCACTTCACGATTGCTCGGTGGTAACATAAAAAATGAAGACAAACATGAGGAGGAAGGGTGGaaccaaaatattaaatatgcagCATCAATTCCAG AGTCCAGAAATTCTACACATCAAAAAACTCAAGAGTCCACGTGTCTCACCTCCTCTCCTTTACCAGGCGATGCCCCACCAAATGATTCAGTCTTCGGCCTGGAAACAGGAGGAATGACCACCCAGGGTCAGTTTTATGAACAGCAAGGAAGCAGAGGCCGGGGCAGAG ATGGTTCACCTTTTATGCCCAAGCTGGGTGTAGGCCGCCGCACATCAATACTATTCAAGAAAGCTAAAAATGGAGACAAACTGGCCAAAAGCAAGCTATTTTCACTTCAGAACAGAGTCAGTGCTGACCAACTAAGTGAACAACTGCCAGATCATAGATCTCAGACAAGCCTGCTTTGCACACCACCAACCTCAAAATCCACTTCCAAAGAGAATG GCTTGACAAAAGGTCTTAAAAACCAGAACAATAGTGTTCCAGAGTCAGAGAGCTGCTCTACTTCTTATCAAAACAACATCAG TTCTTCACCTCCCAGACTCAGTCAGTGCAAACCATCTTTAAACAAGGTCCCAGCAGGAGTGGGAGAGAACACACAGAAGTCTGATTCAG TGACAAACCTGGAGCCGCTCAGCTTGGTTTGGGCTAAATGCAGGGGCTATCCATCATATCCTGCAATG ACAATAGATCCTGACATGCCTAAAGAAGGAATCCTTCCTAATGGCATTGTAATCCCAGTACCACCTCAAGATGTGCTGAAACTAGGTCAGCGCATACAGGTGGAGACTGAAGACAAGCTATTCCTTGTCCTGTTTTTCGACACAAAAAGAACTTG GCAGTGGCTACCAATGGGCAAACTCCATCCAATGGGAATCGATGACACTGTGGATAAACGTCACCTGATGGAAGGCAAAAAGCCGAATGTGCGCAAGTCTGTACACACGGCATATGAGCGAGCAATGAGGCACCTCAGCCGTGTGCATGAAAACATGAACTTCAGGCCACCCTCTTTCATTTAA